GAGGAGGAGGTGCTCTCTAGGCTTCCGGTGACGTCTCTTAGAGACTTGCGATCAACCTGCAAAACTTGGAACACTTTAACGAAAAGCGAGAGCTTTTTAAATAGACACgtctttgaagaagaagaagaagcaccaGCAAAGAAGAAGCGGAGGAAGTTGGTGATGATGCAGGAGCATAGAGTTTACTTGATGAACGTCGATCTCCTCTATCCATCTATAGAGCGTATAGGTAATCTCAACGCAGATGGAATCGACATATCTAATATCTTTCACTGCGACGGTTTATTCTTATGCACCACCAAAGACACTAGGCTTGTTGTCTGGAACCCTTATCTGGGACAGACAAGGTGGATCGAACCCAGAACTTCTTACCACAGATGGGACAGGTATGCTCTCGGAcacgagaagaagaaaaggcACAAAGTCTTGAGATTTGTGAATGACTACGACCCGAGTGTGAAGCACAGAGTTTGCGAGTTTGAGATCTTCAGTTTAGACTCTAATTCATGGAGGGTCATTGATGATGATTTGACTCCGGACTGTACTGTTTCTTTTCTTCACCGTGGTTTGTCTCTGAAGGGCAACACTTACTGGTACGCTCAAGAGAAGCTCGATTTAAACGGTCCACCAGAGATTAAAGAGCTCCCTGATTTCCTCCTCTGTTTTGATTTTACAACGGAGAGGTTTGGTCCGCGTCTTCCTCTGCCTTTCAACGCTTTCTTCGGAGACATTGTGACTCTTTCTAGTGTTGGAGAAGAGCAGCTTGCGGTGCTATTGCAGAGATGCACGTCACCTGCATTCACTGTCAATATATGGATTACTAGTAAGATTGAGCCCAATGCAGTCTCGTGGAGAAACGTGTTCTTATCTGTTGATATGAAACCACTCATTGGTACTCTGTTTTCGATGTTCGGTGGGAGTTTCTTCGTTGACGAGGAGAAGAAGGTGGCTGTGGTTCTTGATAAAGACCGTGCTAAATCGTTCCCCCCCACACGCAAcattgcttgcatcattggaaACAATGGATACTTTAAACAAGTGGATCTTGGTGAATCTATAGGCAAATGGTGTTACTCAATTGTGTGCCCGTATGTTCCAAGCTCGTTGCAAATCACTAGGCAACTAGAGGAACACACACCCTAATCCATTAAATTTGTATTCTCTTGTTTATTTACTCTAGGTCTCATCTTAGACTCCATTAATTTGTATCTCTGACTAATGTCGGTTTCTTCTTTTATCTGAGACCTATTGATTTGTAGACAATTGTTGGTTTCTCGACATATCTGATGTCCAAAACATagcaaatcaaagcaatttttcCTTGAAAGCTTCTTAATTAGCTGAAAAGAAAAGAGTATCACTGCTCTCTTTAACTATTCTTTAacctcttatatatatatatatgtatattctacTGTCATGATTTGCCCTGTCTGTGTTTGGTGGTTGAGCCAAGAACTCAATTTTGGACAAACACTGCTTCCAGTTCCAGGGTTGATTAAGTTTTGGAGGACAAAGCTAAATGCAAGTTGCTAATCGCTACAACAATccattattgacaaaaaaaggttttctaaaaaaaaaaaacggactTTAACTCAGTATACCCTTCTTGGAATTACTACTATTAGAGACTACTAAGTataattagaatattaaatttatatatataacggCCGAACGTTTTACAAGAatactttttaaattattattttaacatgTGCTATGCGTACATGTTTTACATGAatgcttttatatttttattttaacatgaacaaaacaaaacaaattttataaaacataaaaatattttaaaaattatatataagaagataaatgttttaaaacttttaaattatttgtaaatgCTGGATGGTGTAATGTGATATATTACCTCAACTTAATATTTACTGACAAACAAAATGTGTttgtagaaagaaaaaaaagaagattctTAAACTTTAATCCTACATTTTACTTACAAAATACTCATGGCTAGTTTAGTTACTGAATAAATAGTTCGTAGCAAATTTGCTTTCACTTGCCATGAAAAACCTCAGAAATATGTGCTTAGTGTGTACCTGCCacatgttaaaattatatattagcaAGTTTATAAAACGTAACTGAGAAATACATAGCTCAATTGGTGTGTTTATTTCCTTTCCCCCTTTAACCGAGTCACCTGGGTTCAAAACTCTCTCTGCTACCTGTTTTCCcctttattttagttttaatctgGGCCAAGCCCAATTATGACACTCCTTAAAACTTATCTTGGGTCCGCCACTGTGCATAGGGCCTGCATTGGAAGCCATCTCCTCAAGAAAGACAGTACGATCATAAATAATGGTGTAGAACTCTACAAAAAATACGATCACTCCTCCATGTTGTCAACCTCTTTGGTACCAAACTCTGTTTTTTTCTGAACAAGTTGCATGAAGCGCATAGATAAAATAGAATTTGAGAATGGAGCATCATCTTCTTAAAACACTTGAATCTCAAGGACACAGTACTACTACCATTTGAAGAATGATAAACTCAAAGTTGAGAATGGAGCATCTGATAGATCCAAGAAGGTTTATTATCGTaagagaagaggaaaggagagaGTGGGAGAACTAGAGTTGGAGGAAGAGTGTTGAGAAGTCAAGAAGTATTATGAATAAGAAGAGAAGGGAGTAACTTCTATCTGAAGAAGAGTCTTTGCAGTTACAGAAGAGTAGTATAAATAGAGTTGTAATTGAAGAAGTGTCATTCATGCTTTTGTGGTAGTTTGTTATAGACGTCATGAGTCTGTACATTCCGATCGTTATGAGATCGGTGATTTAGAGTGAAGCTCGTCATGAGAGTGTAACTCGAGATCGACTACAAAGCTATACACATTTGTACTTAGTTATTCAATACAGAGTTTGTTATATTACGAGAGAATAGATCTAAGGTCTATCAGCATCATCTTCTTAAGATATCTGCTTGGCGGACAAAAGATGTTAACATTATattacaaaagagaaagaaagcaaTGCTAGTGTACTCCAGAAACAATCCATATCTTTCACCAAAGTTGAggacaaaaagacaaaaaacaaTAATGCTTATTTCCTTAAATGACTCGTAGAGAAACATTGTCAAATTTAAGTAGAAAAATTTCAAGCTTCATCTCCGGCAAGCTTGCATCGTCTCCggacgtcttcttcttcttcatcctctatGACCCAACTGGATCTAAGCAAGTGACGGTGAATTTCCTCTTCTTTTTGGACGGCAGAGAAGCAGAGATGGGTTCGCAAATGAcgaaagagaaggagaagcagGACAGCGAAAGAAAGttaggaggaagaggaagaatgTCGTTTTCAGTCGCATGAGAGAGAACTAGTCGAGACTGGAAAAATTAGAGAAGATGTAAAACTGCGTCGTTTAGAAGTTAGGTTTAAAATCGGGGTTTGATCCGGTTGGATTTGGGTGGGTCGGGTAGAATTGGTTGGATCATGGTAATAAACTGATTTCATTAAGGCACCGATGTCTTTAACCAtgttttgcatttaaaaaaaaaataaaaaaataaaatattttttattagtgggataaaatagaatttttgaagaGAGGGCGGGGTATATTGAGTTAAAGTCCGCTTTTTTCAAGTTTACCCTCCAAATGGAGGAAAATAAGCCAAGGCCAAGAGTTATGCCTATCATCTGCTCGATAAAATGCTCCTGAGAAGAAAAGATTGAAGATAaacaataagaagaagaagaagaagagatggaaAGCATCTGGAGGGATTTTGAGACGTGTGGAGAAAAATCTGGGCTCTTGACAGGAGAAACGACAGTCTATGAGTGAAGAGGTCTCTCTTGGGTTACATAACTCAAAGAGAAAGGAAGAGCACAATGAGGCTGAGATGGATAGGTGTGCAGGACTAGTGCTCGATGAAATGCATCTGAAAAGTAAGAGAGTGAAGAGACCGACCTTTACCAATTTATAGCGGATTGAAAGGCACAGCTGAGGACGTTAAGACCTTAACGGAAAGGCCTGGGTTGCAGCTGGAAGATGTATTTAAAAGCCAGCGAAAAAGAGTAATCAAGCGGTGGGAAAGTTTTCCAACAAAAGAAGGCTGTTGAGATTcatagagaagaagaaggggaGAACGAAGATGAACAAAAAGTATGGAAGACTTTCATAAGCCAGGGTGTGGGAAGCTGGCTGTGGGCTATTAGCATTGAAGCATCCTGCCAAATGGAAGAAACTGAGCCAAGCACAGGTACCAAAATACAACAACAAAGGGAGGGTGATTAATAGGATCACTGCGGTGAGGATGTGGTTTATGTTGAAGGCTGCAACGAGGAGTAAAGAAGTTATGTTCTGTTACGATGCATCTTGGTGGAAACGACGAGATCAGAGGTGATGAACAACATATACATGGCGGTAGGAAAGCAAAGGCAAGAAGAAGCCTCAATTCTCAGTTCAGGTGGACATGGTATTGCTACTAGTCCCAAAAGAGGCTGGATATCTCAAACCTTCACCAGTGAATGTGGTATCTTCTGTGAACCAGATAATCATAAAGGTGGGATTAGAGGCAGAACCAGAAGTCGCTTTAAGGCCCAGAGTTAACACTAATTTGGACAGAGAGATGTTTGTGCTGTATGCAAGTTGTGTTGGGGACACTGATACTAATGTTGTGAGCAGTTTGGTGGATGCACGTGTGAAAAGAAATGATATAAGTCTAGGAGGTGGAAGTACAAACCAGGGAAAATGCAGCTCTCGTTGCAAGTGTTTCTGGTCGAAAGAGTTGGTACAGAACGTGAAACAAAGAGTGGGGATGAAGGAGGGAAATTCAATCACGTGATAATGAGTGCCAGTGTCTTTGTCTCAGAAGTTGGACATCACATGTATAAGTCTGGTACTGCAGTGGCTTGAGAACACAAGACCTCAGATGCCATCATTTGCATTGTGGGTTCCAGAGTTTTATGTCTCTGCATTCCTAACAGTCACTCAGTCGGAAGAGATTATCACAGAAGCGGACGGGGACCACGAGCTGAAGTAGGGGGTCACACACATCATGCAGAAAGGAGTTCATAATGACACAAATAGCCACTGTCGAGTTATGTGGCTTCTTTGGTTCAGTGTTTTTGGTGAGGGAAGATGATGTTATCAGAATTTTCAACCTCGAGAAGAAGGGTACTTGGTACACAAGGAGGAGTTTGATTAGAAAATACAGTCTTGCGCTGAAAAACAGGTGTGGGAGCCGGGAGTAATCATTGAGAGACGGATTGGCAAGAACACAGGAAACAGAAACTTTAGGTGCAGTAAAGGCGTTTCGAACAAGGGGAAGAAAGCTGGAGTAGCTGTTGTGTTAAATCTAGGGAATCAACCTCAAAGGAAAACCCTTTTGCTTTACTAATCCTCTTCGGGATGTTTCATTTCACAAGAGCTCTCATGCAACATCTTAGAGCGCTGGGTTTGGGTATTCTATTGTAATTCCTTTTTTGATCAATACAACAACTTTTGTTCCCTTTTCATACTTCTTTTTACAAGTTTGAACAGTAAAGTGtatcattcttcttcttgtccttctccatcttcttcttcaacttcttcttgtccTTCCTCCAATTAAACGACAGTGGACTATGAATCTGGCATACCTATCACAAACCGCAAAAGTTATAGacaagaaaggaaaaaaaaaagagtaaaaatgttttaataaaagCACTTACTCATCGCAGTCATACAATCTTCGCACCATTGTTGCATTTAGACTCGGATCATTGGGAACAGCATAGGAGGTTCGGTAACTAAGTGGAACATGACCAGGAATCTTAGTAGGAGAGCCATACCAGTCAACCGTATGGAGGCTCTCTTGTCTAGTGAACACGTAGATGCCTTGATCAAGTTCATCAAGCCCTGCAGCAAGTCCCTTTGACAGTGGAAGCTTTCCACTGTGAGCAAAAAGAGTCATGAGATCTCCATAGTCTAACCAGTTGTCTGTGGAGTCCTGAAGTATATCTTGCACCCATGGTTCTGTTATATAAAATCCCATTTTGGAGTAACATCAGAAGCAACATCACATGCCTATATCAGAAGTCATAAACAATAGACAGAGTCATAACCAACCGAGAGTGTTTGGGAGTGTTTGAGAGGTAACATCAGAAGCTGCTGTGGCAACATCACCAACAGTAGAAAGATTAACAGGAGGAGTACGATCTTCGCCAGCTTCTTCCAGTTCTGCCTCTTGTtcctgttcttcttcttgtcctcCTCCAATTAAACGACAGTGGACTATGTATCTGGCATACCTATCACAAACCGCAAAAGTTATAGacaagaaaggaaaaaaaagagcaaaaatgtttttaaaaaagcaCTTACTCATCGCAGTCATACAATCTTCGCACCATTGTTGCATTTAGGCTCAGATCATTGGGAACAGCATAGGAGGTTCGGTAACTAAGTGGAACATGACCAGGAATCTTAGTAGGAGAGCCATACCAGTCAACCGTATGGAGGCTCTCTTGTCTAGTGAACACGTAGATGCCTTGATCAAGTTCATCAAGCCCTGCAGCAAGTCCCTTTGACAGTGGAAGCTTTCCACTGTGAGCAAAAAGAGTCATGAGATCTCCATAGTCTAACCAGTTGTCTGTGGAGTCCTGAAGTATATCTTGCATCCATGGTTCTGTTATATAAAATCCCATTTTGGAGTAACATCAGAAGCAACATCACATGCCTATATCAGAAGTCATAACCAATAGACAGAGTCATAACCAACCGAGAGTGTTTGAGAGTGTTTGAGAGGCAACATCAAAAGCTGCAGTGGCAAGATTAACAGGAGGAGTAAGATCTTCGCCAGCCTCTTCCAGTTCTGCTTCTTGTCTCTGTTCTTCTTCAATGAACCGGAAGTGAACCAGGCACAGCACATGCCTATATGATCACAAGACCACCAAAAAATTTAGagacaaaaaaaggaaaaaaaaaaggaaagtttttTGCAAGTTGCTTACCCCGGACAAATGTAAATTCTTCTCTCCAAGGATGGAGTTACGTTGGACTTCTTAGTGAAACTAGTATACAACACTCTTACATCTCCAGCAATTCCACTAGCTTCATGATTTTGAAAATCCCACTCAATTTCATCAGTCTTGTGATCCATTTCATAGACATAAAGGCCTTCCTCAAAAGAAGCAGGTCCTTTGGAGAGTAGAAATGTTCCAGAAAACTCAAAAAGACTCTGAAGATCATCGTATCCGAGCCATCCGTAAGTGGATTTCTTGATGATCTCTACGATCCTTGGAtctgtgagagagagagaaagaaactaCTATAAACACACACAGAAGCTTCGATAGAAATTGACAATATAATACTGAATCTGAACATCTTAACCAACAAAATCCAAATCAATCATTCTTGGATAACAAGAAACAGAATCGATCATTCTTGGATaacaagaaacagaaacaaaaagaaaataattttaccTCTGTCATAGAGGCGAAGGTTTTCCGCCATGAGACGAGAAGCTTCGATGATGGTAACTCCAGATACTTTGAAAGACtctcgatgatgatgatggagaggaagaagaaggtttACTTCATAAAAGCTCGACTTCTATGACCCTTTAACAGCATAACCGCCTAAATAACACGGTAACTCCACGTCAgcttttctctgatttttttattagtctTCCTCCCTTCCCTGACCAATGAGAGCGTGTCCTCAACTGCACGTGTCCTTTCAAGTTCTTGTTTAAGATGGCTTGATTGTGCATCAAGTTTACCTAAGCCCTTGAGAGTAGTTGTAGCTTCAAGGCTGAGTTATCTTTCTCTAAAGCCTCAGAGTTTCAGGTAAAGGTCCTCTTCGTGAACTGAAGCAGTAGTATCAACCTCTTCTTTTCCAGTTCCAAGTCTGGCTTGAAGCTCCTTGATTTGGGATTCAAATTCAGATCTTGTAGCTTCCCACTCCGAGCATTTCTTGTttatagcttcttcttctatctTCTGTTTTTGCTCTTCTCTTCCCTGCCAGAGCTGCCTCACACATTCCTTGAGTTCACTATCAAGAGCTGAAACTTTGCTTACAGAAGCATTAAGCTGTTGCTTTAGAACCGCAGCTTCTTTCTcaacctatataaagaaaaatggCCATGAACATTCGTTGATATTACTGAGAACTAAATGACAAGAACAAGAAGTAACCTATGACAGCTTCCTCTGCAATTTAGTTTATATTCTTGTAGTTTCAATCACATTCTACCataaaatgaagaagaagaaaccataacaaaaatctatcaagttttttagaaaaaaaaaaaatctctattaATCATAGATGGAATAACGCTGGCCAACACAGCTAGAGATACAGACAAGAAATTGCTACATAAAACTCAAAAgcttattgacaaaaaaaaaaagaggaaacttTACCTGATCGTGTGAGATTCTTTCAGAATGAGAAGAGAGTGAGCCTGTACTCTCTGTCTCTCCCCGACTTTTCTCAAAGGACTTCCTCCATAACCAGCTTCTCCGGTCCATCTCCACACCCACCAAAAACATTCAAACACAATTCatctgcaaaagaaaaaaaacgaagCTTTAAGGAGAAAAATCAGTTGGATTCACTTACAGTTAACTCTCTGACAAAAATCAATTTCCACCAACTACAAAATCTCTGTCTATCTCCAAAGgtctaatcttttattttatttttgattgctTGAGATGATGTAAAAAAGATGAACAAACTAAGAAACTTGTAAGGTTTTAGTTATTGGATTGCTTAACTTAGACCTTAATTCTTTAGCTAGTTTGTTAGCTAACTTGATCAATTGACCTTGATACGATTTGTGTtt
The window above is part of the Brassica napus cultivar Da-Ae chromosome C3, Da-Ae, whole genome shotgun sequence genome. Proteins encoded here:
- the LOC111203980 gene encoding F-box/kelch-repeat protein At3g16740, which encodes MSDLPREMEEEVLSRLPVTSLRDLRSTCKTWNTLTKSESFLNRHVFEEEEEAPAKKKRRKLVMMQEHRVYLMNVDLLYPSIERIGNLNADGIDISNIFHCDGLFLCTTKDTRLVVWNPYLGQTRWIEPRTSYHRWDRYALGHEKKKRHKVLRFVNDYDPSVKHRVCEFEIFSLDSNSWRVIDDDLTPDCTVSFLHRGLSLKGNTYWYAQEKLDLNGPPEIKELPDFLLCFDFTTERFGPRLPLPFNAFFGDIVTLSSVGEEQLAVLLQRCTSPAFTVNIWITSKIEPNAVSWRNVFLSVDMKPLIGTLFSMFGGSFFVDEEKKVAVVLDKDRAKSFPPTRNIACIIGNNGYFKQVDLGESIGKWCYSIVCPYVPSSLQITRQLEEHTP
- the LOC125574944 gene encoding uncharacterized protein LOC125574944; its protein translation is MAENLRLYDRDPRIVEIIKKSTYGWLGYDDLQSLFEFSGTFLLSKGPASFEEGLYVYEMDHKTDEIEWDFQNHEASGIAGDVRVLYTSFTKKSNVTPSLERRIYICPGHVLCLVHFRFIEEEQRQEAELEEAGEDLTPPVNLATAAFDVASQTLSNTLEPWMQDILQDSTDNWLDYGDLMTLFAHSGKLPLSKGLAAGLDELDQGIYVFTRQESLHTVDWYGSPTKIPGHVPLSYRTSYAVPNDLSLNATMVRRLYDCDEYARYIVHCRLIGGGQEEEQEQEAELEEAGEDRTPPVNLSTVGDVATAASDVTSQTLPNTLEPWVQDILQDSTDNWLDYGDLMTLFAHSGKLPLSKGLAAGLDELDQGIYVFTRQESLHTVDWYGSPTKIPGHVPLSYRTSYAVPNDPSLNATMVRRLYDCDEYARFIVHCRLIGGRTRRS